The DNA sequence TTTCTTTGCCTAGGGGGTGTGGAAGCGATTTTCTTTCAATTTACCCTGCACATGCCTTCATGCACTGGGATCCCGGCGGTGCTGGTGTGGATATAATAAAAGGGTGAAGCGGAAAAGAAGCTACTGCAGCCTTATTAGCTGTGTTTTTGAGATTCGGGCTCTGGCAACCTTATCGTTGCTATGATGCTTTTCTGCATGCAGCGTTAGGTGCAGTTTCGCATCTTCTTCTCCAAAGGGCGTTTTAACGGTAAAACCGCAAACAGGGCAGGTAACTGAAACGCTCATAGTATCAACCGCCCTTAGTTCGCAGTTTCCATCTAATATCGTTTATCCCTCAGACCCGTCAGCTTTGACTTGTAGATCAACTATACATCCAACTAGGCCACGGTTTGACGCTGATATGGTTTTTATTTGGGCTCGCCATCACCTTATAGCTACAGAGAGGCGTACTTTGGCTTGAATGGTAAACCACTGGTCAGCATAATCGGCGCTGGCATGAGCAAATTCGGCAAACAAGACGGTCTGCTTGGCAGAGAAATCTTCGGTCAAGCCGCCGCGGAAGCGTTTAGCCGCTGCCCCAAACTTGACCCCAAAACCGACGTTAAAGCCATGTTCATCGGGCACATGGGTGAATCCTACGAGCATCAAGGCCACATGGGCGCAACCATCGCTGACTGGATTGGCCTGCGAGGCATCGCCGCTACCCGCGTTGAAGCAGCATGCGGCAGCTCAGGCGCCGCGCTTCGCACAGGCATCTACGCGGTACTATCAGGCTTAACTGACGTGGTCATCGTGGGCGGCGTGGAGAAGATGACGCACCGCACCACCGCAGAAGTCACCGAGTACCTTGCCATGGCAGCGGATTACCCCTTTGAGCAATTCAACGGCATCACCTTCCCCGGCTTATTCGCCATGATGGCAACCGCACACATGAACGCCTACGGCACCACCGAGGCGCAGTTCGGCAAAGTAGCCGTCAAAAACCACCACCACGGCACATTAAACCCTAAAGCCCACATGCAAAAAGAGGTGCCTCTGGAAACCGTTTTGGGCTCAAAGTATGTGGCGTGGCCCCTGAAACTCTACGATTGCTCACTGATCACCGACGGCGCAAGCTGCATCATACTTACCACGCCTGAACTTGCCAAAAAATACACTGACCAACCAGTACACATAGTTGGAAGCGGTCAAGCTACCGATGCCATCGGGCTCTATGAACGCGACAGCTTTACTTCACTTAAATCCACAAAGATAGCGTCCAAAGCTGCCTACGAAATGGCAAACATCAAACCCGAACAGGTCAATCTGGCAGAAGTCCATGACTGCTTCACCATCGCCGAATTAATCGCTTACGAGGACCTTGGCTTCTGCAAAGCCGGCGAAGCAGGCAAACTCATAGACAGCGGCGCCACCACGCTGGGCGGATGCATCCCCGTTAACACCAGCGGCGGCTTGAAAGCCAAGGGGCACCCCGTCGGCGCAACAGGCACCGCTCAGGCATACGAGATGTATCTGCAACTCACCGACCAAGCTGACAGGCGCCAAGTTAAGGATGCGCAGGTCGGGTTAACCCATAACATCGGTGGCAGCGGCGCAACCGCGGCTGTGCACATCTACAGGAGAGACCAACCATGAGCACCCCACAACCATTCACTATCGAGCAATTCTACAAGTATCTATCACAGGGCAAACTGATGGGCGGCAAATGCGTAAAATGCGGCAAAATCCATCTTCCACCCCGCCCGCTATGCGATAACTGCTACTCCCAAGAGTTCAGCTGGGTTGAGGTTTCGGGCAAAGGCAAACTGCTCACCTACACCGTCATCAACGTGGCGCCCGCGCAATTCCAAAACCTCGCACCCTACGCTGTAGGAATCGTTGAATTCGAGGGTGGGTTGAAGATCCCCGGGATGATTCAGGCATCGCAGGAGCAACTGAAAATCGGCATGGAGCTAAAGCTGGATTTCGGCACATGCAGTGCGCCGCAGCAGTGGCCGGCTTGGCCAAGATACTGCTTTAAGCCCTCGTAGTTTTGCAGCTGTTCTCTTTTTTTATCTGCCCTTCTTTTTGGTGGTACCGAATGGTGAAGTTACTATGTGGTTTCATAGAAGCAGTATTCGTATGTCATGTCGCCTGAGAAGGTAGCTGTACCATACATGCCCTTTGACGCGTTGGTTCTAAGCGCCATTTCGTAGGTGCCGGGGTCAAGTGTTATCGTTACTCTGTTTGCTTGCTCACGTGCCTTCATTATACCCAGTAAATCATTTGGGTTTAGAATGTTTATCGAAGAATTCGGTGAAGCATCAATCACTACCATCTTTGTGACGGACCCCTTCAAATAAACTGTGAGCGGGTGAGGCGAGTCATTTATCACCGTAACCTGCGTCTTCCCATTCAGCTGCGTCGGAATAGTATGATATGCCGAGGAAGAAAAATCTATGAATTTTCCCTGCTGAGAAATCTTTTCCAATTCTAGATTTATTATCGTTGTTTCAGCCTCTGAAGTGTACTGGCTGTCGGGGTAGTATTTCACGAGCGCTCCATACACTCTTATTGATAAAGTTGCGTTTTGCGTCTCAAGGGTTTTTGCCCAAGCGTACAGGACCTCGGGGGGCATATCCTTAAGGACAATGTCTCGCTCCACTGTAGCTACGGCCACCGAGTAGCTGCTTAAAAGTTGTGTGTACTGTTGCTGGGCAGCGTCATAGTTTTTGTCGCTTATCGAACTTGAAATACAGAGGTAGCGGCAGTTAAGCACCTCATCATAAGAAATCACTGCATAGTAGCTGCTGGGGTAGTTGCTTTGGAGACTCTGATACTTCGTTAGGGCTTCGCTGTATTTGCCTTCGCTTTGCAGACGTTTGGCTTCATTGTAGAGGGTTTGGTCCGGATTTAGAAAGTAAGGCTCAATGACAAAAACAACGCCCACAAATACTATCGCTGCTACGAGGACTATAGTAACTATAGTGTACCTTTTTTTCACCTATATATCCTCAATAAATAGGGGGTCAAAGCAGCACTTTAGGTGTATGTGGGTGGCTCAATCCAGTCACGAAGAAACATAACATGCAGCCACCTAAAGAGACAAACCAAGTTTTGATTCACAGAACATCAAAACGCTCTATAAACGCAAAGGTGGTGAGGCTCAGCGTAACATGGAAAAAAACCTCTTATTCAGGAAGAGAGGAATCCTACATGAAACGCTGGAGCCGTCACCATCGAGTAATTGCTAGCTTGGTTGATTTAAGTTTTGGGTATGTACACTGCTTTGCTCGGCGGTTTTGGATGTTTGTCCAGAAAAAGCTATCTACTATCGTGGACACTTTTTTGGGTGTTGACGGCTATGGCGGCTCAAAAAACCAAGGTTTGCCTTATCAGCTGCAGTGTGCTTAAACGGGAGCTTAAAAAACTCAAAGCGGAGGGCAAACTTGACGCTGAACTGGTTTTGGTAAGCAAAAACTTCCATGTGGACTACAATCAGCTAGAGAATAACCTGCGCAAAGTTCTAGAACACACCAAAAAAAGGTTCAGGGGCAAAATCGTGTTGGTCTACGGCGACCTCTGCCTTGGACAAAGCGGCGAAATGAAGCAGTTGGCCGACGAATATGGCGTTGTAAAGGTGGATGCACTCA is a window from the Candidatus Bathyarchaeota archaeon genome containing:
- a CDS encoding outer membrane protein assembly factor BamD, whose product is MKKRYTIVTIVLVAAIVFVGVVFVIEPYFLNPDQTLYNEAKRLQSEGKYSEALTKYQSLQSNYPSSYYAVISYDEVLNCRYLCISSSISDKNYDAAQQQYTQLLSSYSVAVATVERDIVLKDMPPEVLYAWAKTLETQNATLSIRVYGALVKYYPDSQYTSEAETTIINLELEKISQQGKFIDFSSSAYHTIPTQLNGKTQVTVINDSPHPLTVYLKGSVTKMVVIDASPNSSINILNPNDLLGIMKAREQANRVTITLDPGTYEMALRTNASKGMYGTATFSGDMTYEYCFYETT
- a CDS encoding thiolase domain-containing protein, translated to MNGKPLVSIIGAGMSKFGKQDGLLGREIFGQAAAEAFSRCPKLDPKTDVKAMFIGHMGESYEHQGHMGATIADWIGLRGIAATRVEAACGSSGAALRTGIYAVLSGLTDVVIVGGVEKMTHRTTAEVTEYLAMAADYPFEQFNGITFPGLFAMMATAHMNAYGTTEAQFGKVAVKNHHHGTLNPKAHMQKEVPLETVLGSKYVAWPLKLYDCSLITDGASCIILTTPELAKKYTDQPVHIVGSGQATDAIGLYERDSFTSLKSTKIASKAAYEMANIKPEQVNLAEVHDCFTIAELIAYEDLGFCKAGEAGKLIDSGATTLGGCIPVNTSGGLKAKGHPVGATGTAQAYEMYLQLTDQADRRQVKDAQVGLTHNIGGSGATAAVHIYRRDQP
- a CDS encoding Zn-ribbon domain-containing OB-fold protein; this encodes MSTPQPFTIEQFYKYLSQGKLMGGKCVKCGKIHLPPRPLCDNCYSQEFSWVEVSGKGKLLTYTVINVAPAQFQNLAPYAVGIVEFEGGLKIPGMIQASQEQLKIGMELKLDFGTCSAPQQWPAWPRYCFKPS